The uncultured Fusobacterium sp. genome has a segment encoding these proteins:
- the asnA gene encoding aspartate--ammonia ligase codes for MIKNYDCKLDLFETEVAIKKVKDFFERALAYELNLTRVSAPLYVRKSSGLNDDLSGVERPVKFDTHWDKNEEYQIIHSLAKWKRMALKRYKFPVHTGLYTDMNAIRRDEDLDNIHSMYVDQWDWELIINKEDRTTETLKSIVKDIYKALRKTEEFINREYPVFSTKLPEDIFFITSQELEDAYPELTAKERENAICKEHKAVFISQIGKILKSGKKHDGRAPDYDDWELNGDILVWNPILEQGFELSSMGIRVSEESLQLQLKLDGKEERRNLPFHQSLLAKELPYTVGGGIGQSRICMFFLEKIHIGEVQASIWPEEMIEEYAKIGAHFL; via the coding sequence ATGATTAAAAACTATGATTGCAAACTGGATCTTTTTGAGACTGAGGTAGCAATAAAAAAAGTTAAAGATTTCTTTGAAAGGGCTTTAGCTTATGAACTAAATCTTACAAGGGTTTCTGCCCCATTATATGTTAGAAAATCTTCTGGTTTAAATGACGATTTAAGTGGAGTTGAAAGACCAGTTAAATTTGATACTCATTGGGATAAAAATGAAGAATACCAAATTATACATTCTCTTGCTAAATGGAAAAGAATGGCTCTTAAAAGATATAAATTCCCTGTACATACTGGATTATACACTGATATGAACGCTATAAGAAGAGATGAAGATCTAGATAATATTCACTCTATGTATGTTGACCAATGGGACTGGGAACTTATTATAAATAAAGAGGATAGAACTACTGAAACTTTAAAATCAATTGTTAAAGATATATATAAAGCACTTAGAAAAACTGAAGAGTTTATAAACAGAGAATATCCTGTTTTCTCTACTAAACTTCCTGAAGATATATTCTTTATTACATCACAAGAATTAGAAGATGCTTATCCTGAACTTACTGCTAAAGAAAGAGAAAATGCTATTTGTAAAGAGCATAAAGCTGTTTTCATCTCTCAAATTGGAAAAATACTTAAGTCTGGTAAAAAACACGATGGAAGAGCTCCTGACTATGATGACTGGGAATTAAATGGTGATATTTTAGTTTGGAACCCTATCCTTGAACAAGGATTTGAACTTTCATCTATGGGAATTAGAGTAAGTGAAGAAAGTCTTCAACTTCAGTTAAAACTTGATGGAAAAGAGGAAAGAAGAAACTTACCTTTCCACCAATCACTACTTGCTAAAGAGTTACCATACACTGTTGGTGGAGGAATTGGTCAATCAAGAATTTGTATGTTTTTCTTAGAAAAAATTCATATTGGAGAAGTTCAAGCTTCTATCTGGCCTGAAGAAATGATAGAAGAATATGCTAAAATTGGAGCCCACTTCCTATAA